AGCAACAGTCCGATATAGCCACCGATCATGAGTTGGCACACGTTTAAAAGTGTGGAAGGCAGTGCTGGCCCTTCATATCCGTTTAAATTGATCAGAATGGTGACGATCATGGGCCCCAAAAAGATGGCCGATGGGAGGTGGATCTTCTTCCCCAAGAGCGCACCAGCCGTACACGCTGCTGCAAAGAGAAAAATGTGCGGGTACAGTCCGCTCCAGCTAGCTGATGCTTTCATGGCAACCACTTGCTGCCCCATCCCTTCCAAGCCGAAAAACGGACTAAACACAAGCAGCGGCACAAAGAAAATAATCATCAGCAAGCGCGAGACCTGGAGGAACGTGACGACCGTCAGATCCACTCCCTTGATCTCTTCCGCAAGGGGAATCATCTGAGTAAGTCCGCCGGGTATGCTCCCCATCAAGACGGTGGGAAAAGAAATTCCAGAAAATTTGGATACCAAAAAGGCAATACCGGTCGAACCGAGCAGCAGCAAAGCCGTCAACAGGATCATCAATGGCAGCTGCTGACCGATTTGTTTCATCGCCTCCATCGTAAAGGAAAGGCCGATCGTATAGCCGATCATGATCATG
This is a stretch of genomic DNA from Brevibacillus choshinensis. It encodes these proteins:
- a CDS encoding AbrB family transcriptional regulator yields the protein MTGNRFVSFLITLLIAVVGGLIFQWVHMPIPWLLGPMMFVLIVTKLWKSFTPFWPGVVRNSGMIMIGYTIGLSFTMEAMKQIGQQLPLMILLTALLLLGSTGIAFLVSKFSGISFPTVLMGSIPGGLTQMIPLAEEIKGVDLTVVTFLQVSRLLMIIFFVPLLVFSPFFGLEGMGQQVVAMKASASWSGLYPHIFLFAAACTAGALLGKKIHLPSAIFLGPMIVTILINLNGYEGPALPSTLLNVCQLMIGGYIGLLLKPEQLKNKLAMAVLAILSGAVLISCSLGLSYLLTLLHPVPFITAFLGLSPGGMDQMGIIAKEVDADLSVVICYQLFRTLFIFLVVPSLIKFIFRSRLRSNVAETTS